Within Lolium rigidum isolate FL_2022 chromosome 5, APGP_CSIRO_Lrig_0.1, whole genome shotgun sequence, the genomic segment cttcaagggtgagtctcgttcatcccctcgttactcccgtcttctagattgcatcttggcttggattgcgttctcgcggtaggaaactttttgttttctatgcaacgaatccctacaaataGTTCTAATTTACTCTGCATTAAACAACTGGTTAGCTATATGAACACATTTTTCTATTCTTTTAACAATCGCAATTAGAGTATTTGAGTCCATGGTTCACGTATTAAGCAATAGCACACAAAACATCACGGCAGCATCACCACTAAATGCATCAGAAATGAATTAGCTCTGGCAGTGGCACAGTGGTACAGTGGTAGCTAGCACGTGACAAGCATCAGCTATCGATCCGTAACCAAATAAGCACACATACATGGGAATGAGTGGACGTCACCTAACCTCACGGGACGAGCTGGTCGTGCAAGCAACGAATGAACCGGTGCGGGTCAGTACCCCGGTGGCAATTCTCCTGTAAATAGAACAGACCAGATGAGCAAGGTAGTATAACTTTTCGGCCAGAGTTGGAAAAGCTCGGGAAGCATCTGCTAGAGGTGCTTTTTCTTGTCTACGGAAGAAGTACCGGCTTTGGTAAAAGCCCGTTGCAAAGCTAACCTGTTTGTTTTATTTGCCTAGCTTATTTTCGTGGAAAGCACCTAAAAGCCCAAACAAAAAGACCTTAGAATGCAATGGGAAGGTAACCTCCTGATTCCATCATCAAGTTATTTCTTACTGTCTATTGCAAAATAAAACTACGCATCACTAGCTGCAATTGCAAGTATTTTTTTGTCAGACTTCTCATTGGTACCAACCATCTAAGCCTTtgcaattttacttttatgccatATGCTTTTCTGGTACATGATTACTATCCATCTATTTATGTGTGGTTGTAATGTAGTTGAATAGTAATGTTCTGCATCTAAACTGTTTTGAAATAGCATGTAGTTTAGTTCATGTACATTCTGTAATGAATCAATATCAGCtcagaaattctaaaaaaatgttACAAGTAGTATTTTTAATGTAGACTCCGCTAGAAGAAATGAACAGGCTGTTTTTTTTGGGTAGAATTGTCTGAACTAACAAAAGTACTTAAGACTGAGTGGAGCTTTGCGTCATGATCATTCCGTGAATCAAGTTGTCTCGCCATATTTCTTGAGTTCTTTTTTTAAACGGACTCTTTGTACTGATAAGTCACAATTTATTTTCCATATAAGTTCAACATAAGCCATGAAGTGTTAGGTATCTTTTGTGGCCTGATCGCTCCAACAGAGGTTATTGTATCAACCAAATTCATAGGTCTTGAAATTGAGCAGTATTGGTGGTATAAAATATAGACGATATTGAAATTTGAGAATATAAACGatattagcaaaaaaaaaacagcgtGGTAGGACGCTCTAGGTCCATCTAGTAAAAACTATTTTGCAAATGGTTTTAAAACAATAACAAAAAATGTTTTAATAAAAAAGGGAGAGGAAGCTCCCAGCCGGCCGGGCCCAAACCAGCCCAACCGGATAGCCCACCTAAGGCCCATCCGAACCTCACATGGAAACCCTAACTGGCCAGCCATCTCCCTCTGGCATTTTGCATTCCCACCCCTGACGCCATCATCTTTTGCTTGACCCCTGTctctttccttcttcctctcaaaTCCCTCCGTTGGTCCCACTCTCTACAACCGGCTCGCGGGAGACCGAGCCCTGCGCCTGCGTGAACGCCGACACCACGTTCGCCTCTTCCACCTGCACCGCCGCGACCAAGAGCCACGATGCCTCGCTGCCTATCTCGACATCGCCTCGCGCGCAATGCCGCCTTCTCTACTTGCTGCCGCACGCAGCCTCAGGTTACCAACCGCCGACCTCCGATAGTCGCCAAGGACGATGCCGCCCCGCGTTTCTTCTTCGGCGCCTCCTCGGTGGGCATGTCACACATTTGGGGAATCTAGCTACAAGACCTTGTCACGGTCCCTCTGCCGGTACACCAATTGGTGTGTATTAAATCAGCGACGGCCGGTGGGCAACAAGGCGGAgttgtgtcgtgtgggcaaaatgtacaacctctacagagttaaaactatttgaatagccgtgtccacggtcatggacgacacatgaatccTTCTTGACATACATAACCTGTCttgctatttccctctttgcctctctctcCTTTCCTCCTTTTCCTGAAATCCGAAACCTATGAGATACGTGAGTTGTCGAGGATAaccacattgatgagaaatattacactcattATAAAACATGTTTTCATCTAAAACTActtttatcaaatatattgcaaataaaattggcttttatgCAAAAGAACCATACAACCTTCCGttgaagcctcatgtagatatattaggtcTTGCATCGAGGGGGTGTGTTGAGTACTCTATGTACTCATGGCAATATTTTTGTTGATATTCAGAATACTATAAAGACAAGGAAGGCTAGAAAAACTGCAACGGGATTGAAGAGTGAGGCCTTGTGGACTACATCAACTGAGATGGAGTCACTTCGCGTTTATCCACTGTTCTTTCTGATTGTAATGAATGTTACACTACGTGGGTATTCAAATCTATAATGATATATATTTCGATGTGTCATCAACATTGATTTTAAGATTGACGAGTAACACAAGAGGGTCGAAAAGTTAAGTTCCGGTTCTCATAAGATCCAGCGGCGGAAAGAAAGAAAAACGAAAGAAAGGAAGGGGACGAAAGAGAAAAACAGGAATGGAAACTAACTCAACAAAGGAAAAAATATGAAATCTTTGGAAGAGACCATGCGGTAGCACAGCACTGCTCCACCGCATATGGCGTGGACCCAGCACGGAACATCGGTAGAAACATGCCGCGCCGCTCCACCGCATATGGGCAGAGACATGAGAACAGATTAGTGTCACACGGAAGAAAGGAAGAAATGAGGAACCAGGTAGAGgtgaaacaaaaaggaaaagcaAGGCGTTCCCACAAGTACACAAGAAACCAGATGGATGCACAACATCACACGTGTCAGCAAATGGCAAAAGGCAGAAAATTAAACCAAAAATCTAAGAAAAAAACGAAGTTGTTAAGCTTTTGTATAGTAGTTATTCCTTGCAGTCATGGTTCCACAAATTTAACCAGATAACAGGACATTAATATTAAACAGTATACTACTAGAATTCAAGTGATGAGTACACGGTTACACTCCATAGTTTCAGATATATACTTAACATAGCACTGTCAGGCAACCTGAGATAACTCCCGCTAGGCGCTAGCTAACAACAGCCTCGCTGGAAGATCATTCCATCGCTGGAGAAAACCCACGCATTGGATAGCCTTTCAGATATGGCGACCAGGCCACCGTGACTTGCATCTTGCATAAGCCAACATCAAGCTCACCCGGACTTCTACCAGCCTCCAACGGTTTAAAGAAGGTCTTAGCCTCAGCAACCTTGTCACCACCTCGAAGCAACAAGGCAGAAACCATCAGCTGCCCAAGCCTCTCGACAGATACAACACGACGTGAGAGTTCCACCATGCCATCGGCAGCAGCCACCTTCTCCTCGCCTGAATCGAGCAGCAAGACTTCCATCTGAGGCAGACTGGCAGTACCTGCGGTGAACTGGCCGCGGAACCCAGCTGGCCATGATCCCTCGATGACCTGGACTGTTATAGTGGCCTCGACAGAAGAGACGATGATACCGTATGCCAGCTCCAGAGTGCTGAGCTTGCTGCTGTAGCTTCTGCTGCTCACAATCGATTCGAGTGGTTCATAGCGATTGCAACGCTTGATTAGGAGGCTTAGATCCTTGTCCTCGGATTCCGAACTGCCCTTCACTTTCAACACAGCGTCAATGTACACAGATCCATACTCGTGCACAACAGCACGGACGGGACCTGTCAGGACTAAATTCCGATCCTGCATACAATACCATTGATCAAGTAGTGCTTCAAGCATTCCTACGGGAAACATTTATTTTAAAGAAATGAAAGTGTCGATGGTTATCTAATCTGTTCATCAAGTTGAACTTAATTATAGTGATTCGAACTGAAAATATGTGGGAGGCTAATGACAGGAAAAACGACTTAGGTTGGGGAGGGCAATTTGCCAAGAGCAAATACACTAAGTTGCATCATCAATGATATTTAAACCAGGCCTTCAAACTGAAGGAACCCCTTTCGATAAATGATAAGTAAACTGAAGTCCAAAAACTAGGTAAATAGTGGACAGCACAATCTTCAAAACATCACTGTGGCAAGTCACACTTCAGAAGGGAACACCTAAACTATCAAACATAAGAAAATAAAAGATTGATCTAAAAACAGATTGAGGGACCTGAGCAATGCGCCATACAGAAAATAAAACTAGGCCCATCTGCTCCCAAGTTAGTGTTTGCTTACACCTGACCCAGGTACCTAACTATTGATCACCCCTGTTTTCTGATATGTTGCAAGAAGATATGAGCATGACAAAGTTGACATCCAAAGCATATTTCAAACTCATCCACCAGCAAGTACACGGCGCAAACAGTTCATGGAAGGACCAACTTAAGTCAACATACAAAAAACTAGGTGGAATGCAACACAGTTCATGTACACACTTGTTCACATGCAGCCTCTTAGAATTTAGATAGTAACATGTCCAGTGAATTTTCCTAAACCAAAAACCTGTGTTGTATTCCTCAAAAAAAATCTGTGTTGTGTACTTTCCATATTGAACTTTTCTTAATCAAATATTTTCAATATGTTCTTTGACATGTTTTCAATCTGCTACAAGGTGGATGTGTTCAGTGGTCAAACATAAGCTGCAGCGGGACATTATTAACAGTAAAGATTGCATTAGACGGCACAGCAAGAAACAAATAAAGAACCTGTTGGGTGAGGGATTGGCAGTTGTCCCTTGTCCGGCAAAAGATTATATTGCGATTATGATCCAGGCTGTCACGCATAGCGATCGTGCCAAACACATCAAGGGGACACTGTAAACCACCAGCTATTTCCGCAATCTTGACTGAGAAGATCTGTACGGTACTCGGGTTGCAAGTGAGGTGAGGCATTGGGTTGTCCGTGAAACGCATGCAGGGGATAGGAGCTGTGTGTACATGAGATTTAGATTCAGTAAAAATATAACATATGCATGAACCGATATAATCCAATCTACAATTGTTATCAGTTTTACAATACTACAACTGTACATCTATATGTCTAGATAATGGTGAAACCCAACTTGTAGGAACATCAATTGATCGACATAGGTTTTTTGAGGGTAAACAGTGGGAGAGTTTCCCACTCCAATTTTTATTAAGTATAAGAGAGTATATGTACGCAGACACGATATTTAGAAATAGTATATAGAACAACAAAAGTAGTTAATTAGTTTATAGTGCTTAGCCAATCCTGCAATTGTTGCGAAAAAATACCCTTCATCATGTGAAACTCTTGTAAGTAAATCGATTCCTGAAAAACTATCAAGAGGAaagatagtactccctccggtcgttaTTAATCAACACGGGAGTACAACTGAACCAGTGTATTCTTACATATATTTGACCAGAGGAGTATATAATAATTTCAATAAGAAAAGGTACATTAAGCTTTGAGTTTAACATCTTCAAAAGTTCCCAAGACAGATAAAGTCGATCAAGTGATCAACATAGGAGTAGAGTAAAGAAGATATTGAGTACCGAAGATATTACTTACTGGTGTCCTCGAAAGAGCCGTACTGACTGGACCATTTATCGTTCCAGTTCCGGCGGTAGTCGCTGTAATCCAGTTCAGACCGGTCTTCTTGGTTCGGATCCGGCGGCGGCGCCCGCGCCAACTCTGCTTCCGCCGCTAGTAACTCGGCGTACAACCGCTCCGAAAGCTCGCGCTCCGCCCTCATCTCCCTCGCCTTCGCTTCTAGCAGCAGCTCCGTACGCTCCTGTTCCGTGAGATCCTCCGCCACAATCGGATCCCCGCCGGGGTTCTCCTTGTTCCGCCTCGCCACCGCTTGCTCCAGCCTTAAATCTTCGACCAGCTTCGACAAAGGATCTCTGGCTTGCCCGTGAAATGACACCGCCTGTGAAGCCGCTGAAATCTTCCCCGACACTTTCTCTTCCCTTGCCTGCTTTTTCCCCGCCCCATCGGCCTCAGCCAGACGTTCTCTCTTTCTCCCCGCCTCCTCCATTTCCATCTCCATATCACCAGAGATCGGCAAGTTCTGTTGTCCTCGCCGCCGTAACCGCTAGCAAACCCTACTTCCTTTTCACCTGAGGAAGGGAGGCAAGAAGCTGAAATATGATGATATTCAGCAATTAGTTAACTATATACTATGTCCCTGAGCCTGCTTGAGTCCTGAACAAACTGCAGCATTCCTAAACTGCTGTATTTGCTGAATGTTGCTGCCGACCCACTGTGTGGGGCTGTTAGTTTTGGTCTAACTGCTTTCTATGAGCTGCACCATCTGGAAATGCAGATTGCTAGTGGAACATTTTAGGAATCGGTTAT encodes:
- the LOC124654410 gene encoding uncharacterized protein LOC124654410, which produces MEMEMEEAGRKRERLAEADGAGKKQAREEKVSGKISAASQAVSFHGQARDPLSKLVEDLRLEQAVARRNKENPGGDPIVAEDLTEQERTELLLEAKAREMRAERELSERLYAELLAAEAELARAPPPDPNQEDRSELDYSDYRRNWNDKWSSQYGSFEDTTPIPCMRFTDNPMPHLTCNPSTVQIFSVKIAEIAGGLQCPLDVFGTIAMRDSLDHNRNIIFCRTRDNCQSLTQQDRNLVLTGPVRAVVHEYGSVYIDAVLKVKGSSESEDKDLSLLIKRCNRYEPLESIVSSRSYSSKLSTLELAYGIIVSSVEATITVQVIEGSWPAGFRGQFTAGTASLPQMEVLLLDSGEEKVAAADGMVELSRRVVSVERLGQLMVSALLLRGGDKVAEAKTFFKPLEAGRSPGELDVGLCKMQVTVAWSPYLKGYPMRGFSPAME